The following proteins come from a genomic window of Acidimicrobiia bacterium:
- the coxB gene encoding cytochrome c oxidase subunit II: MKLRNSGLVKALFVVPILLALGACATDAPLDTLNPKGPEADAIQNLVVPVFAIAAVVFVLVEFGVLFLAIKFRRRKDDDDSLPVQHHGNFRLEIGWTILPALVLAGVGAASVFTLFDLADTPADAQDVTVIGQQWWWEYRYDVDGDGEDDIITANDLVIPVGQPIALTIESRDVIHSFWIPALNGKRDAVPGRAQPLTIEADEPGVYRGQCSEFCGLSHAYMRMRVVALDAADYKTWQDNQLTGAEVPQAALAKKGLEQFRISCSGCHLASGPGGDADVYKGTAQVSGAAPNLTHFASRGVFAGSIFDLWLDTNVNGEVDTEEIGKIFNVADLKKWLRNPPAEKPMYPQGERGMPNLQLTEPQIDALVAYLKTLE; this comes from the coding sequence ATGAAGCTACGTAACTCTGGTCTCGTGAAGGCCCTTTTTGTGGTGCCGATCCTCCTGGCGCTCGGAGCCTGTGCCACCGATGCTCCGCTCGACACTCTGAACCCTAAGGGGCCGGAGGCCGACGCCATCCAGAACCTGGTCGTGCCCGTCTTCGCCATCGCGGCGGTGGTGTTCGTGCTGGTGGAGTTCGGCGTGTTGTTCCTGGCCATCAAGTTCCGCCGGCGCAAAGACGACGACGACAGCCTGCCGGTCCAGCACCATGGCAACTTCAGACTCGAAATAGGCTGGACCATCCTTCCGGCCCTGGTGTTGGCCGGCGTGGGGGCCGCCTCGGTGTTCACGCTGTTTGATCTCGCCGATACGCCCGCCGATGCGCAAGACGTCACGGTGATTGGGCAGCAGTGGTGGTGGGAGTATCGCTACGACGTAGACGGTGACGGCGAAGACGACATCATCACGGCGAATGACCTGGTGATCCCGGTCGGCCAACCCATCGCTCTCACCATCGAGTCGCGTGACGTGATCCACTCTTTCTGGATTCCCGCCCTCAACGGCAAGCGTGACGCCGTGCCCGGGCGGGCCCAGCCGCTCACCATCGAAGCCGATGAGCCCGGGGTGTACCGAGGCCAGTGCAGCGAGTTCTGTGGTCTTTCCCATGCGTACATGCGGATGCGAGTGGTCGCCTTGGACGCCGCCGACTACAAGACCTGGCAGGACAACCAACTCACGGGTGCCGAAGTGCCGCAGGCGGCATTGGCTAAGAAGGGCCTCGAGCAGTTCCGCATCTCCTGCTCGGGCTGTCACCTCGCGAGTGGGCCGGGCGGGGATGCCGATGTGTACAAAGGCACTGCCCAGGTGAGCGGCGCCGCTCCGAATCTCACGCACTTCGCCAGTCGGGGTGTATTTGCTGGCTCGATTTTTGATCTTTGGCTTGATACCAACGTCAACGGGGAGGTGGATACCGAAGAGATCGGTAAGATTTTCAATGTTGCCGACCTCAAAAAGTGGCTGCGCAATCCGCCCGCCGAGAAGCCGATGTATCCCCAGGGTGAGCGCGGTATGCCGAACCTTCAACTCACTGAGCCACAGATTGATGCCCTCGTCGCCTACCTGAAGACGCTGGAGTAA
- the ctaD gene encoding cytochrome c oxidase subunit I, which produces MAIIERPSDILALPPGAGVARAPMGVFSRPRAKTGWRAWVSTVDHKKIGIMYGASSLFFFVIGGVEALAIRAQLAAPGQKLLSAALYNQVFTMHGVTMIFLVVMPMGAAFMNYLMPLQIGARDVAFPRLNALSFWTFIFGGIFLNTSWFLGGGADGGWFAYAPNTGVIFSPSHGMDFYAIGLQITGIASLVGGVNLVVTVLNMRAPGMTMMKLPVFTWMSLVTQVLLVFAVPVISVALFLLTFDRLFGANFFNVQQGADPLLWEHLFWIFGHPEVYILILPAFGIVSEIIPVFSRKPIFGYPFMVFSGIAIGFMGWGVWAHHMFASGLGPISVAAFSVSTMFIAVPTGVKILNWMATLWGGKISFTTPLLFSIGLIAMFTIGGLSGVTHAVAPADTQQTDTYYIVAHFHYVIFGGALFGFLGGFYFWWPKVFGYFLDDKLGKVHFWLTLVGFNLTFGPMHILGLQGMNRRIQTYRDGYGFNFWNFVSTIGAFIIALSVLIFFVNIARSKRGAHLQSAPGPDPWDGRSLEWSIPSPTPEHNFDDDPVVVHFDDWWHRKYQADETGRVVKVHEPEEIAMIGDGSRAHLPAPSYWPIVMATAFPLIGYGLIFNLAISFVGGVVLLGSMVGWALEPSDDEDQLPHGHDGDGHDDGDDDHAAPAAEREEVTVGD; this is translated from the coding sequence ATGGCGATTATCGAACGACCCTCAGACATTCTTGCTCTCCCGCCGGGGGCGGGGGTGGCCCGCGCCCCGATGGGTGTGTTCAGCCGACCCCGGGCCAAAACCGGGTGGCGCGCCTGGGTGTCCACGGTGGATCACAAGAAGATCGGCATCATGTACGGAGCGTCGTCGCTCTTCTTCTTCGTGATCGGTGGCGTCGAAGCGCTAGCCATTCGGGCGCAATTAGCGGCGCCCGGTCAGAAGCTTCTGTCGGCGGCCCTGTACAACCAGGTGTTCACGATGCACGGCGTCACGATGATTTTCTTGGTGGTGATGCCGATGGGCGCCGCCTTCATGAACTATCTCATGCCGCTGCAGATCGGGGCTCGTGATGTGGCCTTCCCCCGCCTCAACGCCCTGAGTTTCTGGACGTTCATTTTCGGCGGGATCTTCCTCAACACCTCATGGTTCCTCGGCGGTGGCGCCGACGGCGGATGGTTTGCCTACGCCCCCAACACCGGCGTTATCTTCTCACCAAGCCACGGCATGGACTTCTACGCCATTGGTCTGCAGATCACCGGCATCGCCTCGCTGGTGGGCGGTGTCAACCTCGTGGTCACCGTGCTCAACATGCGGGCCCCGGGTATGACGATGATGAAGTTGCCGGTGTTCACCTGGATGAGCCTGGTCACCCAGGTGCTGCTCGTCTTTGCCGTGCCGGTGATCTCCGTGGCGCTCTTCCTGCTCACCTTCGACCGGCTCTTCGGTGCCAACTTCTTCAATGTGCAGCAGGGGGCAGACCCACTGCTCTGGGAGCACCTCTTCTGGATCTTCGGACATCCCGAGGTCTACATCCTCATTCTTCCTGCCTTTGGCATCGTCTCGGAGATCATTCCGGTGTTTTCCCGGAAGCCGATCTTCGGGTACCCCTTCATGGTGTTCTCGGGTATCGCCATCGGCTTCATGGGCTGGGGCGTGTGGGCTCACCACATGTTCGCCTCCGGTCTCGGTCCTATCTCAGTGGCGGCGTTCTCGGTCTCCACCATGTTCATCGCCGTGCCCACCGGGGTGAAGATCTTGAACTGGATGGCCACGCTGTGGGGCGGGAAGATCAGCTTCACCACCCCCTTGTTGTTCTCGATCGGGCTGATAGCGATGTTCACCATCGGTGGTCTGTCGGGGGTAACCCACGCCGTGGCGCCCGCTGATACGCAACAAACCGACACGTACTACATCGTGGCCCACTTCCACTATGTGATCTTTGGTGGGGCCCTCTTTGGCTTCCTCGGAGGCTTCTACTTCTGGTGGCCGAAGGTGTTCGGCTATTTCCTCGACGACAAACTAGGCAAGGTGCATTTTTGGTTGACGCTGGTGGGCTTCAACCTCACCTTCGGCCCTATGCACATCCTGGGCCTGCAGGGAATGAACCGCCGGATCCAGACGTATCGCGATGGGTACGGCTTCAACTTCTGGAACTTCGTGTCCACCATCGGGGCGTTCATCATTGCCCTGAGTGTTCTGATCTTCTTCGTGAACATTGCCCGCTCGAAGCGGGGGGCTCACTTGCAGTCGGCGCCCGGACCGGATCCCTGGGATGGTCGCAGTCTGGAGTGGAGCATTCCATCGCCTACCCCGGAGCACAACTTCGACGACGATCCAGTGGTGGTGCACTTTGATGATTGGTGGCACCGCAAGTACCAGGCCGACGAAACCGGTCGGGTGGTAAAGGTGCACGAGCCCGAAGAGATCGCCATGATCGGCGATGGCTCTCGGGCCCACCTGCCGGCGCCGTCCTACTGGCCGATCGTCATGGCGACCGCCTTCCCACTCATTGGTTATGGCCTCATTTTCAACCTCGCTATTTCCTTCGTGGGCGGCGTGGTCCTGCTCGGCTCGATGGTGGGCTGGGCGCTGGAGCCGAGCGACGATGAGGACCAACTCCCGCACGGACACGACGGCGATGGCCACGATGACGGCGATGACGACCATGCGGCTCCCGCCGCCGAGCGCGAAGAGGTGACCGTCGGTGACTGA
- a CDS encoding cytochrome oxidase subunit III yields the protein MWVYLGSDCLLFGSLISTYLLLRHRSVGGPTSEELFDIPFTSVSTFVLLMSSLTMVLAVSALMRGDVRLNRIWLGTTAMLGTVFIGGQVYEFTTFYREGLGYTTNIFGSAFYTLTAFHGVHVSVGIVMLMSMLAMSFRGNLGAERSETVETIGLYWHFVDIVWIVIFTVVYLIP from the coding sequence ATGTGGGTGTACTTGGGGTCGGATTGCCTGCTGTTCGGCAGCCTCATCTCCACCTATCTGTTGCTCCGTCATCGCAGTGTGGGTGGCCCTACGTCCGAGGAACTATTCGACATCCCCTTCACCTCGGTTAGCACCTTCGTGCTGCTGATGAGTTCGCTCACGATGGTCCTGGCGGTGTCGGCCCTCATGCGCGGAGATGTGCGTCTCAACCGCATCTGGCTGGGCACTACCGCCATGCTGGGGACGGTGTTCATCGGCGGGCAGGTGTACGAGTTCACTACCTTCTACCGAGAGGGCTTGGGCTACACCACCAACATCTTTGGTTCGGCGTTTTACACCCTCACCGCCTTCCACGGCGTGCACGTGAGTGTGGGCATCGTGATGCTGATGTCCATGCTGGCGATGTCGTTTCGGGGCAATCTGGGCGCGGAGCGGTCTGAGACGGTTGAAACCATTGGCCTGTACTGGCACTTTGTAGACATCGTGTGGATTGTCATCTTCACCGTCGTCTACCTGATCCCTTGA
- a CDS encoding cytochrome c oxidase assembly protein, which produces MPPVDFMAWVPHPEVWLLVGSITGLYLYAGLVIGPKVVPAGTPAITRSQRRWFIFGILLLWAASDWPVHDVAERYLFLVHMSQHLVLTLLMAAAMLMATPEWLARLVVGDGRLNTVVHRLARPVPAGLIMALLTLVTHAPVVVNTAATNGLFHYGVHTALVAAALLFWMPVCGPFPEVRISLPGQMIYLFVQSLVPTVPGAWMVFATDAVYKTYDIPARMWGISVVTDQQAAGAIMKLVGGTFLWVIIVVIFFRWAARHEQANMRGYVPTEREVLTWDEVERAFEDHPVAPVSEPRR; this is translated from the coding sequence ATGCCACCGGTCGATTTCATGGCCTGGGTGCCCCACCCCGAGGTGTGGCTGCTGGTGGGGAGTATCACGGGGCTCTATCTCTACGCCGGCTTGGTCATCGGGCCAAAGGTGGTTCCGGCGGGCACGCCCGCCATCACTCGGTCCCAGCGCCGGTGGTTCATCTTCGGGATTCTCTTGTTGTGGGCCGCCTCGGACTGGCCCGTCCACGACGTGGCCGAGCGCTATCTCTTTCTGGTTCACATGAGCCAGCATCTCGTGCTCACCCTCTTGATGGCGGCGGCCATGTTGATGGCCACGCCCGAGTGGCTGGCCCGCCTCGTGGTGGGCGATGGTCGTCTGAACACGGTTGTGCACCGGCTGGCCCGGCCGGTGCCCGCCGGGCTGATCATGGCCCTGCTCACCCTGGTTACCCACGCCCCGGTCGTGGTCAACACCGCCGCGACCAACGGGCTGTTTCACTACGGGGTCCATACGGCCCTGGTGGCGGCGGCCCTGCTGTTTTGGATGCCGGTGTGCGGCCCGTTCCCTGAGGTGCGGATCTCCTTGCCGGGCCAGATGATCTACCTGTTTGTGCAGTCACTGGTGCCGACCGTGCCGGGGGCCTGGATGGTGTTCGCCACCGACGCCGTCTACAAGACCTACGACATCCCCGCTCGCATGTGGGGCATTTCGGTGGTAACCGATCAGCAGGCGGCGGGCGCCATTATGAAACTGGTGGGCGGCACGTTCTTGTGGGTCATCATCGTGGTGATCTTCTTTCGATGGGCAGCGCGCCATGAGCAGGCCAATATGCGCGGCTATGTACCCACCGAGCGCGAAGTGCTCACCTGGGACGAGGTGGAGCGAGCCTTCGAGGACCACCCTGTTGCTCCGGTGTCCGAACCTCGCCGGTAG
- a CDS encoding ABC transporter permease: MKPLLAHLRLELTLIARNGESLLLTLGIPVLLLTFFATVDVLPIEGEPINFLAPGVLALAVLSTSLVNLAISTGFEREYGVLKRLGATPLGRPRLLAAKTLATLAVEIVQVGTLWILALALGWDPDPKVGFFAAMVLGTIGCAGLALCLAGSLKAFVTLAAANGLYLVLLLLSGMVIPITQLPGPIQGIARALPSGALTEAVRGSLSAGGAVPGRAWAALVIWALLSPALAIRLFRWE; the protein is encoded by the coding sequence ATGAAACCCCTCCTCGCCCACCTGCGCCTCGAACTCACCCTGATCGCCCGCAACGGCGAGTCGTTGCTGCTGACGCTGGGCATTCCCGTGCTCCTGCTCACGTTCTTCGCCACGGTGGATGTGCTGCCGATCGAAGGCGAGCCGATCAACTTTCTGGCCCCGGGGGTACTGGCACTGGCCGTGTTGTCGACGTCGCTGGTGAACCTGGCCATCAGTACGGGATTCGAGCGCGAGTACGGCGTGCTCAAACGCCTGGGAGCCACCCCGCTGGGCCGGCCGCGCCTGTTGGCGGCCAAGACCCTCGCCACGCTGGCCGTGGAGATCGTGCAGGTGGGCACCCTGTGGATCCTGGCCCTCGCCCTCGGCTGGGACCCGGACCCCAAGGTGGGATTCTTCGCCGCCATGGTCCTCGGCACCATCGGCTGCGCGGGCCTGGCGTTGTGCCTGGCCGGTTCCCTCAAGGCCTTCGTGACGCTGGCCGCCGCCAACGGCCTCTACCTGGTGCTCCTGCTGCTGTCGGGCATGGTGATCCCCATCACCCAGCTCCCTGGTCCGATCCAAGGCATCGCCCGGGCGCTGCCAAGTGGCGCCCTGACCGAGGCCGTTAGGGGCTCGCTGAGCGCCGGGGGCGCCGTGCCCGGTCGGGCCTGGGCGGCACTGGTGATCTGGGCGCTCCTCAGCCCGGCGCTGGCTATCAGACTTTTTCGCTGGGAATAG
- a CDS encoding ABC transporter ATP-binding protein, protein MAGVAAVEVHELTVRYGDTIAVDGISFEAQAGQITAILGPNGAGKTTTVEVLEGFRRPLAGRTSVAGLDPIADHAALTRRMGVMLQSGGVGPGVRVLEALRHAAALYEDSLDPHALLEQVGLTGTERRTWRQISGGEQRRLALALALVGRPQVAFLDEPGSGVDPQGRLAIREVVAGLRDDGVTVVLTTHDLDEVEKLADHVVILDGGRIVAAGSPAQLMTAGQSDEVRFGAPPGLDAAALERRIGAPVREVAPGEYVVAAPGTPALVAALTAWLAEHDLPLADLRAGRQRLEDVFLRLMAEGSFTRPEPRRRGRR, encoded by the coding sequence GTGGCCGGTGTGGCCGCGGTAGAGGTGCACGAGTTGACCGTGCGCTACGGCGACACCATCGCAGTGGATGGCATCAGTTTCGAAGCGCAGGCCGGGCAGATCACCGCCATCCTGGGACCAAACGGCGCCGGGAAAACCACCACCGTGGAGGTATTGGAAGGCTTCCGACGACCCCTGGCCGGCCGAACCTCCGTGGCCGGCCTCGACCCCATCGCCGACCATGCCGCCCTCACCCGCCGCATGGGCGTGATGCTCCAAAGCGGTGGGGTGGGCCCGGGCGTGCGGGTGCTGGAAGCACTGCGCCACGCCGCTGCGCTCTATGAGGACAGCCTCGACCCCCATGCGCTGCTCGAACAGGTGGGCCTCACCGGAACGGAGCGACGAACGTGGCGACAGATCTCCGGAGGCGAACAACGTCGCTTGGCCCTGGCCCTGGCCCTGGTGGGGCGTCCCCAGGTGGCGTTCCTCGACGAACCCGGTTCCGGAGTGGACCCGCAGGGGCGACTAGCGATTCGCGAGGTAGTGGCGGGCCTACGCGACGACGGCGTCACCGTCGTGCTCACCACCCACGATCTCGATGAGGTGGAGAAACTGGCCGACCATGTCGTGATCCTCGACGGCGGCCGGATTGTGGCGGCGGGGAGCCCGGCGCAGTTGATGACCGCCGGACAATCCGACGAGGTGCGCTTCGGTGCACCGCCGGGACTCGACGCCGCCGCCCTTGAGCGGCGCATCGGCGCCCCCGTACGCGAGGTCGCACCAGGCGAATACGTGGTGGCGGCCCCGGGCACCCCTGCCCTGGTCGCCGCGCTCACCGCCTGGCTGGCCGAACACGACCTCCCCCTCGCCGACCTACGCGCCGGGCGCCAGCGCCTCGAAGACGTGTTCCTTCGCCTCATGGCCGAAGGGTCCTTCACCCGCCCCGAACCACGGCGGCGGGGGCGACGATGA
- a CDS encoding aminotransferase class III-fold pyridoxal phosphate-dependent enzyme, which translates to MTEHVSDVWFRVTDLEVVSGTGCVVTTSTGEDYLDFSSGIAVTSTGHCHPHVVAAIQAQAARFIHAQVNVYRHDRLAELAGRLAAITPEPVDTFFFANSGAEATEGAVKLAKQATRRPNVIVFQGSFHGRTHLTMAMTTSKTIYRAGHDPLPSGVFVAPFPHSDDDVDRCLAAVRLLLLSQTSPADTAAMVLEPVLGEGGYLPAPTAFLQGLAAICREHGILFVADEVQSGFGRTGTMFCIEQHQVRPDIIVMAKGLASGFPISAIGASAEIMARWPPGSHGGTYGGNPIGCAAAIATIDVLTEPGFLAHVVARGDQLRAGLRALAAHHPGIVDVRGPGLMVASEFADATRVGPVLTHCLHEGHLILMNAGTFGNVVRWMPPLVVTEAEIDRALAAFGRALAATG; encoded by the coding sequence GTGACTGAGCACGTATCTGATGTCTGGTTTCGAGTGACCGACTTGGAGGTGGTCTCCGGCACAGGGTGCGTGGTTACCACCAGCACCGGCGAGGACTACCTGGACTTTTCCAGCGGCATCGCGGTCACCAGTACCGGCCACTGCCACCCCCATGTCGTGGCGGCTATCCAAGCCCAGGCCGCCCGGTTCATCCATGCCCAGGTCAACGTCTATCGCCACGATCGGCTGGCCGAACTGGCGGGGCGCCTCGCCGCCATCACCCCGGAGCCGGTCGACACGTTCTTCTTCGCCAACTCCGGGGCCGAGGCCACCGAGGGCGCGGTGAAACTGGCCAAGCAAGCCACCCGACGACCGAATGTGATCGTCTTCCAGGGCAGTTTCCACGGGCGTACCCATCTGACCATGGCGATGACCACCTCCAAGACAATCTACCGGGCCGGCCATGACCCCCTACCCAGCGGCGTGTTCGTCGCGCCGTTCCCCCACTCCGACGACGACGTGGATCGCTGCCTGGCGGCGGTCCGTCTGCTGCTCCTCAGCCAGACCTCCCCCGCCGACACCGCGGCGATGGTGCTGGAACCGGTGCTGGGGGAAGGCGGCTATCTCCCGGCCCCCACTGCCTTCCTGCAGGGTCTGGCGGCGATCTGTCGGGAGCACGGGATCCTCTTCGTAGCCGACGAGGTGCAGAGTGGATTCGGTCGGACCGGGACCATGTTTTGCATCGAGCAGCACCAGGTGCGCCCCGACATCATCGTGATGGCTAAGGGCTTGGCCTCGGGCTTCCCCATCTCGGCCATTGGCGCGTCGGCCGAGATCATGGCCCGCTGGCCGCCGGGCAGCCACGGCGGTACCTACGGCGGTAATCCCATCGGCTGTGCGGCCGCTATCGCCACCATCGATGTGCTCACCGAGCCTGGTTTCCTCGCCCATGTAGTGGCTCGCGGTGACCAACTCCGCGCTGGTCTGCGGGCCCTGGCGGCCCACCACCCCGGCATCGTCGACGTGCGGGGTCCGGGCCTGATGGTGGCCAGCGAGTTTGCCGATGCCACCCGGGTGGGTCCCGTGCTCACGCATTGCCTGCACGAGGGCCACCTGATCCTCATGAACGCCGGAACCTTCGGCAACGTGGTGCGTTGGATGCCGCCTCTAGTGGTAACCGAAGCCGAAATCGACCGAGCCCTCGCCGCCTTCGGCCGAGCCCTCGCCGCCACCGGATAA
- a CDS encoding serine--tRNA ligase: MLDIRRFRSEPDVLRAGLAQRGGDAAASVDRIIDLDIRQRSLGTERDDRRAQVKALSKEVGRLRGQGDADGAEALMAESRVLGEQEKALDASVAELADEMRDLLLRTPNVPSPDCPTGAGEADNIVLRLEGFDPDAYGDHQRVPHWDIGSQLGILDGERATKIAGSMFTMYRGWGARLLRAMVQLSLDRNADAFEELRPPSLVRTDTMIATGHLPKFDDEAYHIERDDLWAIPTAEVPLTSMHRDEVLDGADLPLRYTAHTSCFRREAGAAGRDTRGLLRVHEFDKVELLALATGAEEAMACQEDILARSEALLTELGLPYRILDLCTGDIGASAARTWDIEAYAPGCDMWLEVSSVSWFSDYQARRANIRYRPVGGKGTEVCHTVNGSAMGWPRTVAAYLETHRQPNGSIAVVEALQGYLGVEVITGRR; the protein is encoded by the coding sequence ATGCTCGACATTCGCCGCTTCCGTTCCGAACCCGACGTCTTGCGGGCCGGACTGGCCCAGCGGGGAGGCGACGCCGCGGCTTCGGTGGATCGCATCATCGATCTCGACATTCGTCAGCGATCCCTCGGCACCGAACGAGACGACCGACGGGCCCAGGTGAAGGCGTTGTCCAAGGAAGTGGGCCGGTTACGGGGCCAGGGTGATGCTGATGGCGCCGAGGCCCTGATGGCGGAGAGCCGGGTGTTGGGTGAGCAGGAGAAGGCCCTCGATGCCTCGGTGGCAGAGCTCGCCGACGAGATGCGAGACCTCCTGCTGCGCACCCCCAATGTCCCGTCTCCGGACTGCCCAACGGGGGCGGGTGAGGCCGACAACATCGTGCTGCGTCTCGAGGGGTTCGATCCCGATGCCTACGGCGACCACCAGCGGGTTCCGCACTGGGACATCGGAAGCCAACTCGGGATCCTCGACGGGGAGCGGGCTACCAAGATCGCTGGCTCCATGTTCACCATGTACCGCGGCTGGGGCGCTCGGCTGTTGCGCGCCATGGTGCAACTCAGCCTCGACCGCAACGCCGATGCCTTTGAGGAACTTCGTCCGCCGAGTTTGGTTCGAACCGACACCATGATCGCCACCGGTCATCTCCCCAAGTTCGACGACGAGGCGTACCACATCGAACGCGATGATCTTTGGGCGATCCCCACGGCGGAGGTGCCGCTCACCTCGATGCATCGCGACGAGGTGCTCGACGGCGCTGACTTGCCCCTGCGCTACACCGCCCACACGTCGTGCTTTCGGCGGGAGGCAGGGGCAGCGGGCCGAGACACGCGTGGCCTGCTGCGCGTGCACGAGTTCGACAAAGTTGAGTTACTGGCGTTGGCCACCGGGGCTGAGGAGGCCATGGCCTGCCAGGAAGACATTCTCGCCCGCAGTGAGGCGCTGCTTACCGAACTGGGTCTGCCGTACCGGATCCTGGATCTCTGTACCGGAGATATTGGGGCCTCGGCGGCGCGTACGTGGGACATCGAGGCCTACGCCCCCGGGTGCGACATGTGGCTCGAGGTCAGTTCGGTGTCCTGGTTCTCCGATTACCAGGCCCGCCGGGCCAACATCCGGTACCGGCCGGTGGGGGGTAAGGGTACCGAGGTGTGCCATACGGTAAACGGCTCGGCCATGGGCTGGCCCCGCACCGTGGCGGCCTACCTCGAAACCCATCGTCAGCCCAACGGGTCGATCGCCGTGGTGGAAGCGTTGCAGGGCTATCTCGGGGTTGAGGTGATCACCGGTCGCCGCTGA
- the pdxH gene encoding pyridoxamine 5'-phosphate oxidase, with protein MTLDPKRVEYETAGFDVGDADPDPFVQVQAWWDEWSAVAPNEPNAVVLATADAAGHASARTVLLRGLDSSGFTFFTSYDSRKGQDLDAHPVGTILASWVPLLRQVNARGAIAKVERAESETYFAGRPRGSQLAAWASHQSSELTDRGELEGRFAEAEQRFEGQVVPCPPYWGGYRLVPDSIELWQGRPSRMHDRLRYERDAAGAAWRIVRLSP; from the coding sequence ATGACCCTGGATCCCAAGCGCGTGGAGTATGAAACAGCCGGCTTCGATGTGGGTGATGCCGACCCCGATCCCTTTGTGCAGGTACAGGCCTGGTGGGATGAGTGGTCGGCGGTGGCCCCCAACGAACCGAATGCAGTGGTCCTGGCGACCGCCGATGCCGCCGGCCACGCCTCGGCTCGTACCGTTTTGCTGCGCGGGCTCGATTCCTCCGGTTTTACGTTCTTCACGAGTTACGACAGTCGTAAGGGCCAGGACCTCGATGCCCATCCCGTCGGCACGATTCTCGCTAGTTGGGTCCCCTTGCTGCGCCAGGTCAACGCCCGGGGCGCGATTGCCAAGGTCGAGCGGGCCGAGAGTGAGACCTATTTTGCCGGCCGACCCCGGGGGAGCCAGTTGGCGGCCTGGGCTTCGCATCAATCGAGCGAGCTAACCGACCGAGGCGAACTGGAAGGGCGGTTTGCCGAGGCGGAACAACGCTTCGAGGGGCAGGTCGTGCCCTGCCCGCCCTACTGGGGGGGCTACCGGCTCGTGCCCGACTCGATCGAACTGTGGCAGGGACGTCCGAGTCGGATGCACGATCGGCTCCGCTATGAGCGCGACGCCGCTGGTGCGGCGTGGCGGATCGTCCGGCTCAGCCCGTAG
- a CDS encoding cytochrome c biogenesis protein CcdA, with amino-acid sequence MINAPLALAFASGMLTIVNPCGFAMLPAYLGYFLGRDGDDHNLRTSVARSVGVGLSVAAGFLVVFGLVGLATYHLSVRFSSGTPWATMLIGVVLVVVGVAMVAGYQPNVNLPKLQRGGRTREGRSMFVFGVSYAIASISCAFPLFAANVVGTFRRENLVSSVAVFVTYALGMTLVLLALTVSLGMARQGLLQRLRSVLPYVTRASGALLVLAGAYLVHYGWYERGVQPGEVGQRSPLVDRITGASDTIADWIYRVGPTELGLVLALALASVLIATLGTRARR; translated from the coding sequence ATGATCAACGCTCCCTTGGCCCTTGCGTTTGCCTCGGGGATGCTCACCATCGTCAACCCCTGTGGTTTTGCCATGCTGCCCGCCTACCTCGGCTACTTCCTCGGGCGCGACGGCGACGACCACAACCTGCGCACCAGCGTCGCCCGATCGGTGGGCGTTGGGCTTTCGGTAGCGGCCGGCTTCCTGGTCGTATTCGGCCTGGTGGGCCTCGCCACCTATCACCTATCGGTTCGGTTTAGCAGCGGCACCCCGTGGGCCACGATGCTCATCGGGGTGGTCCTGGTGGTGGTCGGGGTGGCCATGGTGGCGGGCTACCAACCCAACGTGAACCTGCCCAAACTGCAACGCGGTGGCCGCACTCGTGAAGGCCGGTCGATGTTTGTGTTCGGCGTGTCCTACGCGATTGCTTCGATCTCCTGCGCCTTTCCCCTCTTCGCCGCCAATGTGGTGGGCACGTTCCGCCGGGAGAATCTGGTATCGAGCGTGGCGGTGTTTGTGACATACGCGCTCGGGATGACCCTCGTGCTGCTGGCCCTCACCGTCAGCCTGGGCATGGCCCGCCAGGGGTTGCTCCAACGTCTTCGTTCTGTCCTCCCCTACGTGACGCGTGCATCCGGGGCGCTCCTGGTCCTGGCGGGTGCGTACCTCGTCCACTACGGCTGGTACGAGCGCGGGGTGCAACCCGGTGAGGTGGGCCAGCGATCGCCGTTGGTCGACCGGATCACCGGAGCCTCCGACACCATCGCCGACTGGATCTACCGCGTGGGCCCCACCGAACTCGGTCTCGTGTTGGCCCTGGCGCTGGCCTCGGTGTTGATCGCCACCCTCGGCACTCGGGCTCGCCGCTAA